Proteins co-encoded in one Cupriavidus nantongensis genomic window:
- a CDS encoding LemA family protein, translating into MRLILMSLLAALALSLSGCGYNDFQRLDEQTKSAWSEVLNQYQRRADLIPNIVATVKGETNFEQETLTRVVEARAKATSIQATPELVNNPEAFQKFQAAQGELSGALSRLLVVSENYPQLKANQAFQDLRAQLEGTENRITVARGRYVKAVQDYNVLTRSFPTNITAKLFSYDVKPNFSVADEKAMAAPPQVDFGASAPAARP; encoded by the coding sequence ATGAGACTGATCCTGATGTCCCTGCTCGCAGCGCTTGCCCTGTCGCTGAGCGGATGCGGCTACAACGACTTCCAGCGGCTGGACGAGCAGACCAAGTCCGCCTGGTCCGAGGTGCTGAACCAGTACCAGCGGCGCGCCGACCTGATCCCCAACATCGTCGCGACCGTCAAGGGCGAGACCAACTTCGAGCAGGAGACGCTGACCCGGGTGGTCGAGGCCCGCGCGAAGGCGACCTCGATCCAGGCCACGCCGGAACTCGTCAACAACCCCGAGGCGTTCCAGAAGTTCCAGGCGGCACAGGGCGAACTGTCCGGCGCGCTGAGCCGGCTGCTGGTGGTGAGCGAGAACTACCCGCAACTCAAGGCGAACCAGGCTTTTCAAGACCTGCGTGCCCAACTTGAGGGCACGGAGAACCGCATCACCGTGGCGCGTGGGCGCTACGTGAAGGCGGTGCAGGATTACAACGTGCTCACGCGCAGCTTCCCGACCAACATCACGGCCAAGCTGTTCAGCTACGACGTCAAGCCCAATTTCTCGGTCGCCGACGAGAAGGCCATGGCGGCGCCGCCACAGGTCGATTTCGGCGCCTCGGCGCCGGCGGCGCGCCCCTGA
- a CDS encoding TPM domain-containing protein, with product MRTPRTAVLSPAAPLRLAPALAWLLLSLFLSVASAQELVAVPPLQARVTDLTGTLAADRVAALDAQLRAFEQRKGVQIAVLMVRSTRPEPVEQYALRVVEQWKLGRRKVDDGALLLVAKDDRTVRIEVGYGIEGGLSDVVSRRIIDEVITPRFRQGDFDGGIAAGAEQIMRVIDGEALPAADPRRQGQTNDIGQAWPFLFVAALMLGGVLRNALGRLPGSLVTAGVLGAAAWLLVGTFAVAAVAGLAGFLVTLLRIGMGGHGGLHGRHRGGGWPGGGLGGGGGGFRGGGGGFGGGGASGRW from the coding sequence ATGAGAACGCCCAGAACAGCGGTGCTCTCTCCGGCGGCCCCTCTTCGGCTGGCCCCCGCTCTGGCCTGGCTGCTGCTGAGCCTGTTCCTTTCGGTCGCGTCCGCGCAGGAGTTGGTCGCCGTTCCCCCGCTGCAGGCGCGCGTCACCGATCTCACGGGAACGCTCGCCGCCGATCGTGTCGCCGCGCTGGATGCGCAGCTTCGGGCCTTCGAGCAACGCAAGGGCGTGCAGATCGCCGTGCTGATGGTCCGCTCGACGCGGCCCGAACCCGTCGAGCAGTACGCCCTGCGGGTGGTAGAGCAATGGAAGCTCGGCCGTCGCAAGGTGGACGACGGCGCGTTGCTCCTGGTGGCCAAGGACGACCGCACCGTGCGCATCGAAGTCGGATACGGCATCGAGGGTGGGCTGAGCGACGTGGTGTCGCGGCGCATCATCGACGAGGTGATCACGCCGCGCTTTCGCCAGGGCGATTTCGACGGCGGCATCGCCGCAGGCGCCGAACAGATCATGCGGGTGATCGATGGCGAGGCCCTGCCTGCGGCGGACCCACGGCGGCAGGGGCAGACCAACGACATCGGGCAGGCCTGGCCCTTCCTGTTCGTCGCGGCCCTGATGCTGGGCGGAGTGCTGCGCAACGCCCTCGGCCGCCTTCCAGGCTCCCTGGTCACGGCTGGCGTGCTGGGTGCCGCTGCGTGGCTGTTGGTGGGCACCTTCGCGGTGGCCGCGGTGGCTGGACTGGCGGGATTTCTCGTCACGCTGCTGCGCATCGGCATGGGTGGCCACGGCGGCCTGCACGGGCGCCACCGGGGAGGCGGCTGGCCGGGCGGAGGATTGGGCGGTGGTGGCGGTGGATTCCGCGGCGGCGGCGGCGGCTTCGGTGGCGGCGGCGCGTCAGGACGGTGGTGA
- a CDS encoding thymidine phosphorylase family protein yields MTAHLHETGTGEDGVNTLQAWRTGIDTHQEPVVYMRRDCPVCRSEGFTTQARVQLTAGRRSIVATLSVVDGNWLAENVAGLSESAWASLGAQPGQLVTVTHAPPLDSLSHVRAKVYGNALGDAEFSAIISDVAAGHYSDLHLATFITACAGDRLDLAETVSLTNAMIGVGDRIDWGRPLVVDKHCVGGLPGNRTTLLVVPIVAACGLTMPKTSSRAITSPAGTADTMEVLAPVNLDVPSMRRVVERTGGCIVWGGSVRLSPADDILIRVERPLDLDSEGQLVASVLSKKAAAGSTHVLIDLPVGATAKVRSAQAAAALGRRLQEVGSAIGLHVALRVTDGEQPVGRGIGPALEARDVLAVLQGTPEAPADLRERALRLAADILEMGGAAPAGGGLTLATQVLADGRAWATFQAICAEQGGLRSIPVATHRHTVASPSTGRVSRIDNRLLARAAKLAGAPTAAAAGIDVHARLGDQVEAGQPLFTLHAQAPGELAYALQFVRSRPPIFQILENL; encoded by the coding sequence ATGACGGCGCACCTGCACGAGACCGGCACCGGAGAGGATGGCGTGAACACGCTGCAGGCGTGGCGCACCGGCATCGACACCCATCAGGAGCCGGTGGTCTACATGCGGCGCGACTGCCCTGTCTGCCGGTCGGAGGGTTTCACGACCCAGGCGCGCGTGCAGCTGACGGCCGGCCGCCGCAGCATCGTGGCGACGCTCAGCGTCGTCGATGGGAATTGGCTGGCCGAGAACGTCGCTGGCCTGTCCGAATCGGCATGGGCGTCGCTGGGGGCGCAGCCGGGCCAGCTGGTCACGGTGACCCATGCACCGCCGCTGGATTCGCTCAGCCATGTCCGGGCCAAGGTCTACGGCAATGCCCTGGGCGATGCCGAGTTCAGCGCCATCATCTCCGACGTCGCGGCGGGCCATTACTCGGACCTGCATCTGGCCACCTTCATCACCGCCTGCGCCGGCGATCGCCTGGACCTCGCGGAGACCGTCTCGCTCACGAACGCCATGATTGGCGTCGGTGACCGCATCGATTGGGGGCGCCCGCTGGTGGTGGACAAGCATTGCGTCGGCGGCCTGCCCGGCAACCGCACGACCCTGCTCGTGGTGCCCATCGTGGCCGCCTGCGGCCTCACGATGCCCAAGACCTCCTCGCGCGCCATCACCTCGCCGGCCGGGACGGCCGACACGATGGAGGTGCTGGCGCCGGTGAACCTGGATGTGCCGAGCATGCGGCGCGTGGTCGAACGCACGGGCGGCTGCATCGTCTGGGGCGGCTCGGTACGGCTCAGCCCCGCCGACGACATCCTCATCCGCGTCGAGCGGCCGCTGGACCTGGACAGCGAGGGCCAGCTCGTCGCCTCGGTCCTGTCCAAGAAGGCCGCCGCGGGCTCGACCCATGTGCTGATCGACCTGCCCGTGGGTGCCACCGCCAAAGTGCGCAGCGCGCAGGCCGCGGCGGCGCTCGGTCGGCGCCTGCAGGAGGTGGGCAGCGCCATCGGCCTGCACGTGGCCTTGCGCGTCACCGATGGTGAGCAGCCGGTCGGCCGCGGGATCGGCCCGGCACTGGAGGCCCGCGACGTGCTGGCCGTCCTGCAAGGGACGCCCGAGGCCCCGGCCGACCTGCGGGAGCGAGCGTTGCGGCTGGCGGCGGACATCCTCGAAATGGGCGGTGCAGCGCCCGCCGGCGGCGGCCTGACGCTCGCCACGCAGGTGCTGGCCGACGGCCGCGCCTGGGCCACGTTCCAGGCGATCTGCGCTGAGCAGGGCGGCCTGCGCAGCATCCCGGTGGCAACGCATCGGCACACCGTCGCATCGCCGTCCACGGGACGGGTCTCCCGAATCGACAACCGGCTGCTCGCGCGGGCGGCCAAGCTCGCCGGAGCACCGACCGCCGCTGCCGCCGGCATCGACGTGCATGCGCGCCTGGGCGACCAGGTCGAAGCGGGACAGCCGCTCTTCACGCTGCACGCCCAGGCGCCGGGCGAGCTGGCCTATGCGCTGCAGTTCGTCCGCTCGCGCCCACCGATCTTCCAGATTTTGGAGAACCTATGA
- a CDS encoding MBL fold metallo-hydrolase: protein MQLQFLGATGTVTGSKYLLRHGDATILVDCGLFQGFKQLRLRNWEPLPVAPKTVDAVVLTHAHIDHSGYLPLLARQGFRGRVYCTSATHELCKILLTDSGHLQEEEAKFANRHGFSKHQPALPLYTREDAERCLKLFAPRPFSQDFEALPGLTARLTPSGHMLGSAFVHLNDGRRSVLFSGDIGRPNDPVLRPPVQVPGADYLLVESTYGNRKHEASDALAQLETVINKTAARGGVVVIPAFAVGRAQSLMYGIYQLKKQGRVHQHLPVYLDSPMAIDATRLYHAHRDEHRLSPEECEGMCHAAKIVNKVEESKALSAGRGPMVIISASGMATGGRVVHHLKSFAPDHRNTILFAGYQAGGTRGAAIVHGASTVRIHGQDVPIRAEVASLDNLSAHADADEILAWMRGFTQTPRRTFVTHGEPEAADALRARIDHELGWSVAVPEYLQTVDLV from the coding sequence ATGCAACTTCAGTTTCTGGGTGCCACCGGCACCGTGACCGGTTCCAAATACCTGCTGCGCCATGGCGACGCGACCATTCTGGTGGACTGCGGCCTGTTCCAGGGATTCAAGCAGCTGCGCCTGCGCAACTGGGAGCCGCTGCCGGTCGCGCCCAAGACCGTCGACGCGGTCGTGCTCACCCACGCCCACATCGACCACAGCGGCTACCTGCCACTGCTGGCGCGACAAGGCTTTCGCGGCCGGGTTTACTGCACGTCCGCGACGCACGAGCTGTGCAAGATCCTGCTCACCGACAGCGGCCATCTGCAGGAGGAAGAGGCGAAGTTCGCCAACCGGCACGGTTTCTCCAAACACCAGCCCGCGCTGCCGCTGTACACCCGTGAGGACGCCGAGCGCTGCCTGAAGCTGTTCGCGCCACGTCCGTTCTCTCAGGACTTCGAGGCGCTGCCCGGACTCACCGCGCGGTTGACGCCTTCCGGGCACATGCTCGGCTCGGCCTTCGTGCACCTCAACGACGGCCGGCGATCCGTGCTCTTCTCCGGCGACATCGGCCGGCCCAACGACCCGGTGCTGCGCCCGCCGGTGCAGGTCCCCGGCGCCGACTACCTGCTGGTGGAATCCACCTACGGCAACCGCAAGCATGAAGCGTCCGACGCACTGGCGCAGCTGGAGACTGTCATCAACAAGACGGCCGCCCGTGGAGGGGTCGTGGTCATCCCAGCGTTCGCTGTCGGCCGAGCGCAGAGCCTGATGTACGGCATCTACCAGCTCAAGAAGCAAGGGCGCGTCCACCAGCACCTGCCCGTGTACCTGGACAGCCCGATGGCCATCGATGCCACACGGCTGTACCACGCCCATCGCGACGAGCACCGGCTCTCGCCCGAGGAATGCGAGGGCATGTGCCATGCCGCGAAGATCGTCAACAAGGTCGAGGAGTCCAAGGCGCTCAGCGCCGGTCGTGGACCGATGGTCATCATCTCCGCCAGTGGCATGGCCACGGGAGGACGCGTGGTGCACCACCTCAAGTCATTCGCGCCCGACCATCGCAACACCATCCTGTTCGCCGGCTACCAGGCGGGCGGCACCCGTGGCGCCGCGATCGTGCACGGCGCGTCCACCGTCCGCATCCATGGCCAGGACGTGCCGATCCGCGCCGAGGTGGCCTCGCTCGACAACCTTTCCGCCCACGCCGATGCCGACGAGATCCTCGCGTGGATGCGCGGCTTCACGCAAACACCGCGCCGAACCTTCGTGACCCACGGCGAGCCGGAGGCGGCCGATGCGCTGCGCGCGCGGATCGACCATGAACTGGGCTGGTCGGTTGCCGTGCCCGAGTACCTGCAGACGGTGGATCTGGTATGA
- a CDS encoding TPM domain-containing protein has translation MNMQRLLRHLATTDRAVRRAFPPRALDAIEQAIRTGEFQHGGQLRFVVEGALDGSPLWRNQSPGERALDLFARLGVWDTAHNSGVLIYVLLADRAVEIVADRGIHACCGAERWSAVCQRMEAQFAQGRFEAGALEGIVAVSHLLAQHFPRGADHGNELPDRPVLL, from the coding sequence ATGAACATGCAACGACTTCTTCGCCACCTTGCGACCACGGATCGCGCAGTCCGCCGCGCCTTCCCCCCGCGTGCCCTGGATGCGATCGAGCAGGCCATCCGCACGGGAGAGTTCCAGCATGGGGGCCAACTGCGCTTCGTGGTCGAGGGTGCGCTGGACGGATCGCCACTGTGGCGCAACCAATCGCCGGGCGAGCGGGCGCTGGACCTGTTCGCACGCCTGGGTGTGTGGGATACGGCGCACAACAGCGGCGTCCTGATCTACGTGCTGCTGGCCGACCGGGCCGTGGAGATCGTGGCCGATCGCGGCATCCATGCCTGTTGCGGTGCCGAAAGGTGGTCGGCTGTGTGCCAGCGCATGGAAGCCCAGTTTGCGCAGGGACGCTTCGAGGCCGGAGCCCTGGAAGGCATCGTGGCCGTCAGCCACCTGCTGGCGCAGCATTTTCCGCGGGGCGCGGACCACGGCAACGAGTTGCCGGATCGGCCGGTCCTTCTTTGA